The genomic region GATTGGATGTATTCGTCGTGGAACCATTCGCATCCGACTTTGCTGCAGCGCCTCGAACGGCTCACCACTGAAGAAGGGAAGAAGAAACGATAAGCAATGGTTCCTGGGGGGAATCTTTCCGGGGACGAACTGACTGTATTCAGTCATGTTTCAGTACTTCGTACAAACGAAGTTTTATTGCACCAAAACAGCTCTTTTCAGGCAATGACGGACTCTGCTTAGGAAACACAAAGTTAGCTTAAGTTAGTGTTATTTTCACATTTCATCGCAGcagttctttttgtttcaaatcgaaatggtaaaataaatgtaaagaaaaacactagTTGAagcgtcttttttttctcaaataaattctattttttaaggaaaacccaaaattctttttctttttaaaggaCAGTAAAGTTTATATCGGAGTATGTTTTCGGACCATCATCTGTCATCGGATTCAACATTTTGGAGCAACTCTGcactttagcgtgttttgGAGAGTTCGCTTTTGGAGGGATCCCACTTTCTAAACCATTTCAATTTTTGAAAGACCTGCGTATGGTAAATGTTTCTTTAGAACCGTTCGACGAATAGAATTGCAGAAGCGTTTAGGATAAGAAATGTGATTATAagaggagaaagagagagaaagagaaagaagaagaaaggaaataCGCAATAGCAGTTGGAGGAGAAGAAAGCAGAAAGTTAGCGATAAATTGTGTTTCCAGAAAAATGGTATGCTGGTGCTCACGGATGTGAGATACGAAACGAAGGATTAACCAAAAATTATCTTATCTTCACTACAAAGAAGAATGTACAATAAGCTATAAGATCTACAATGAAAACTAGATGATGAATGGATGGTTCAACATAAAGGGTAATTATGCGGAAATGTGACCAGTATGGTAAAGTTCTTTGGGCAACGGGCTAACCTGTCTCTCCGTGGTACTGAGAGATACTGAGTATTTCGTTTTCCTCGAGATCGTGTTGCTGGAattggtgctgctgttgctgctgttgttgttgctgcagctGAACGGCCAGGGAAAGGTTCATTCGCGTATTGGACATCACTGTATCGGTACCGCCGCCCGTTGTAAGGGCTACTGGTGGGGGTCGTAGTCTGGCCGGATCAAGCAGGGACtgcatttttgactgcttctTAACGGGCGTCCGATTCGGGGACGACTTCCGACTGCTCGAGTAAGATTTCAACATTTTGGCGCTAAAAAGGAGGAAACATTAACGATAGCACATTGGTTTCTCACAACCGGTTTCAAGTTGGTAGCTTACGCTTCGGATAATTTTTTCAGCAGTCTTTGGTAGGCTTGGTATTCCTCTTGACCGAATTCATTCGGATCGTGCCGGGCATGCTCGTACCTGTGTGCAAAATAAAGAACCAAATGGTCATCATTTAGAGCTTGCATGTGTGAACCAACTCAAAACCTTACATATCACAGAACTGATGAATTAATCTTTGACCCGATCCATTCAGCGGTGCTGCCAATGTGGTTAGCAGGAACGCCCGTAGACTATCCCTCGGATGTCTTGCCGAGCCatcttgtttcgttatttctCGCTCCAGTTCTTTCACATCATCGACGGCTTTCATTCGCCAGTAGTACGGTGGCAGGGTAGTATCCGGTTGCAGGATGTACTTTTCGTCATCGAGCTTATCATCCCAGATGAGCTTCGGTTCGTAGTATATTTTCTGTATACAATCGAGCCTGCGTTCTATTTCCTTCTTAATTGACTGAtggtgggtggaaaaagtaACAATTGATGCAAATCATTAATTAGCTGAAATGAAAGAGCTTGGAAACTAACCTTCTTTGCGTCGTGCCCAACTGCAACGTGCGGTCCGCGACGCTGCCGAAGTGTGAAGCGAACGATTTGCCTTTTagcgaaaatgaaacacattgTTACGCCCAACACTCCACCGCCGATAATCAGCACTATCATAACACCGGACAACTCCTCCATGTTTTTGCATTCGTGTTGCGGGACACTATTCTATGTATTTAGCTAAATGTCGTCTAAcagagaaaaatcgatcgattaaCTCCCGAAGACCTCCTGTTCCTTTTTCACTGGAGATTAAGTTCGCTATgagttttaaatcaaacaaccTACTACTTTTCAAAATTCGTTGGAATAATACACTTCTAGTTTATTAAGGGACTGGCAGGATTTAGCTATAATTCTCGATACTTTGTGATTTTCTATATCTTCTTTGAGACggacttttttctgtttttctggTATGTTATGTTGTTCCActgattgtttgttgtttgtttatctatGATTGTCATTTTTACCTACGGTTTATAGTTGCTTGCTAAGATCTCACATTAACCAATCAGGATATCATAGCatagaaaaaatgtttcctttttgagGCGTCGACCTCCTTCTGTTGTCTTGATTTCatagtttttcaaaatattgttttcgaTTAAATCCGCATTCTAGTCAGCGTTCATTGGCCAGTCTTCATCAAagtaaattttgattttataaaattgCAGCAGTGTTGATCCGGGTTTAGAAGACGTCAGTTGAGATGCTCAGTTGTCAGTCTGGTAAACaaatacttttgttttgcattccgAAATGCGCACCGTCAGGCAGTAGTTTCTGTGTTTGCGCTTCATTTAGATGATCAGAAATACGTTACCTTTGTCGAGTGTGTTTAGAGAATCGCTACGTACAAAATGACgccggaaaagaaaagacgTCCCGTAACGAAGGTACCCAAGGGTCCTAGCTCGCCGAAAAGTCAGCAGGACTGCGCTGCAGCTGGATCTTCCTCGGAAAATTCGTCTGGTGAGTTGGTGATTGATGTTCAACCGGATCCCGAGACCCGTATTCCTACGATttccggaaaggaaagtgAATTAAAAAATGGTATACCAAAGCGTGTGCTTCGGAGAAAAAGGTATGTAACGCATTGCATCACTCATGACTGTATCAATAAGTAAATGCGTAATTTTGCGTATTGTGttttagaagaaaaatgtcCTTACCCTGTGATGAGGAAGCAGTGTTTGAcgaaaaatttgaagaaacGATACGAAAGTCCGCgactaaaaataatttaacaccAATTTGCGTAAAAAAACTACTAAAGGTaagttcaatttccatttgtATACACTTTGCTAAGGACATTTTCAGTCAGTTACACTTGtattcatttttgcagaaactAGTTATGAACGACCATGTATTTGCTATAGTGAGGCTAAAAGAAGAAGAGGAGCAGGAGAAGAAGAGGAGAAATTCTGACACAAATTCTACTGAAGCAGACGATGGAGACGATGAAGACGAAGATGAGGACGAGCGTACTTTTCCAAAGCTTACAAGACTAAAGGCAAAACAGCTCAATCAAACGATCTTTCCCCTGGTGCCACTCAATGCACCGGCAACCGACAAAGAGGTGGCTGCATTGATACGTGAAGATCTGAAttccgacgatgacgatgaggaGTACAAGCCCGGCGAGGACGACATACCTTCGGATGATGATCCGAACACTACCATATCGGACATAGACTCGCAGCCTCGAACGCCAGCAACGATTGTGGCCGTATCGGGGACCGATAATGATGCTGAGTTGAGGTATACAAAGGATGGTCTTTTCAAGATACCCAAACCGCGAAACGACAGCTATTGTTCGCAGTCGGAACAGGAGCAGGAAAACATCGCATTACGGACGCGCTCAAAGCTATGCCTAACAACGACCGACATTGAAACGTTGGAATCGACTTTCGTTCCACCGGATATTACGACAGATATGTACGAATACGACGGTGATATGGATCAGGCGTGGAAGGATTTTTTAGAAGAGTTTACCAAACCGCTGCGTGAGTATGCTGTTTGATTCACTGGAAACGTGTCGTCGACTGGAAAGTCGACACGTGTACGCATTGAGAAGCTccatgtttcgtttctttttacaGCAAAAGATCTAGAAGAGGATGACGATAATGACCCGGAATATGTCGCGGCAGATATGCCGGTTCCATGTAAGAAACGATCGGAGACGAACCTTTGTAACGAcctgatttaaaaaattacgaattcctttcgtttgcagtGGACGCTGAAGAGATGCGTCCTGTGAAAGTTTCGAAAAAAGAGCTGAATGAACTTGTGTCGGAATTGATGGAAATGAGCAACATAGACGAACCGTATTTGGAGCAAGCGCTAAATGAAACGTTAAACGAATCTTTAGGCTGTGTGGAATACGACTGCAGGTCGGATATGCTGAGGACGCCGTTGCCCGAACCATCCCACCTTCAATCTGCACCGTCGGCTGCGATACAATCAGAACTCCCTGCAGTAACGGAGAAGTATCCTGTGATAATGCTGGAGGATCAGAATCAAACATTTGACTC from Anopheles coustani chromosome 3, idAnoCousDA_361_x.2, whole genome shotgun sequence harbors:
- the LOC131259649 gene encoding protein C1orf43 homolog — encoded protein: MEELSGVMIVLIIGGGVLGVTMCFIFAKRQIVRFTLRQRRGPHVAVGHDAKKSIKKEIERRLDCIQKIYYEPKLIWDDKLDDEKYILQPDTTLPPYYWRMKAVDDVKELEREITKQDGSARHPRDSLRAFLLTTLAAPLNGSGQRLIHQFCDMYEHARHDPNEFGQEEYQAYQRLLKKLSEAAKMLKSYSSSRKSSPNRTPVKKQSKMQSLLDPARLRPPPVALTTGGGTDTVMSNTRMNLSLAVQLQQQQQQQQQHQFQQHDLEENEILSISQYHGETETFTIRRSFKN